One region of Jonesiaceae bacterium BS-20 genomic DNA includes:
- the dnaA gene encoding chromosomal replication initiator protein DnaA — protein MDESFSVVWEEVLTQLADSQDSSPRLLAYLKQTKPLALAEGIAILSVANDSQREFFESRARADITEALTNVIGKPVTFVVTVDSSLEFTQADFDPEPEPAIERETAPGSEEREAPARRISSQSSSKSTKSTEEVNRLNQKYQFETFVIGSSNRFAHAAAVAVAEAPAKAYNPLFIYGDSGLGKTHLLHAIGNYALNLYPGARVKYVNSEEFTNDFINSIRDEKAGAFQRRHRDVDFLLIDDIQFLQGKEATMEEFFHTFNTLHNANKQVVITSDLPPKQLNGFEDRLRSRFEWGLITDVQPPDLETRIAILRKKAAGENLAAPDDVLEYIASRISSNIRELEGALIRVTAFANLNRQPVDLALAEIVLKDLITDDASSQITASSVIAQTAMYFGLTIEDLCGASRSRGLVTARQIAMYLCRELTDLSLPKIGQQFGGRDHTTVMHANKKITQQMQERRSIYNQVTELTSRLKQQHRG, from the coding sequence ATGGATGAATCGTTCAGTGTTGTTTGGGAAGAGGTCCTCACTCAGCTCGCTGACAGCCAGGATTCCTCCCCGAGGCTCCTGGCATACCTAAAACAGACCAAACCTCTGGCTCTTGCAGAAGGCATTGCCATTCTTTCTGTCGCAAATGACTCACAGCGTGAGTTCTTTGAGTCTCGAGCACGTGCAGACATCACCGAAGCCCTCACTAATGTCATTGGCAAGCCGGTGACATTTGTGGTCACCGTCGATTCTTCTCTCGAGTTCACTCAAGCCGACTTCGATCCAGAGCCGGAACCGGCTATCGAGCGCGAAACCGCGCCCGGGTCTGAGGAACGAGAGGCACCAGCCCGTCGAATCTCTTCGCAGTCAAGTTCCAAGAGCACCAAGAGCACGGAGGAAGTAAACCGTCTCAATCAGAAGTATCAGTTTGAGACGTTCGTGATTGGCTCTTCGAATAGATTTGCGCACGCGGCCGCAGTGGCCGTTGCGGAGGCTCCCGCCAAGGCATACAACCCACTCTTTATTTATGGTGACTCCGGGTTGGGTAAGACTCACCTCCTGCACGCAATCGGTAACTATGCGTTGAACCTGTATCCGGGTGCGCGAGTTAAGTACGTGAACTCGGAAGAATTCACCAACGACTTTATTAACTCGATCCGTGACGAGAAGGCCGGTGCTTTCCAGCGCCGCCATCGCGATGTCGACTTCCTCCTTATTGATGACATCCAGTTTCTCCAGGGTAAAGAAGCCACCATGGAAGAGTTCTTCCATACCTTCAATACCTTGCACAACGCCAACAAGCAGGTTGTGATTACTTCTGACCTGCCTCCCAAGCAGCTCAACGGCTTTGAGGATCGCTTGCGGTCACGCTTCGAGTGGGGCCTCATCACCGATGTTCAGCCACCAGACCTGGAAACGCGTATCGCTATCTTGAGGAAGAAGGCGGCTGGAGAAAACCTCGCAGCTCCAGACGACGTACTGGAATACATTGCATCGAGAATTTCCTCGAATATTCGTGAGCTCGAGGGGGCACTGATCCGTGTCACCGCGTTCGCTAACCTCAACCGCCAACCGGTTGATTTAGCCCTAGCGGAGATCGTATTAAAGGATCTCATTACGGATGATGCCTCTTCACAAATCACGGCCTCATCCGTAATTGCTCAGACAGCCATGTACTTTGGGCTCACCATAGAAGACCTCTGCGGTGCTTCACGGTCCCGCGGTTTAGTAACTGCGCGTCAAATTGCAATGTACCTGTGCCGGGAACTGACGGATTTGTCGCTTCCTAAGATCGGGCAGCAGTTTGGTGGGAGAGATCACACGACCGTCATGCACGCAAATAAGAAGATCACCCAGCAGATGCAAGAGCGACGCTCAATTTATAACCAGGTTACCGAGCTGACCAGCAGACTTAAGCAGCAGCACCGCGGTTAG
- the rnpA gene encoding ribonuclease P protein component, with product MLPAAHRMRRSDQFGQTVRTGVRTGKSTMVVHMTLNPESHDVPLVGFVVSKAVGNAVTRNLVKRRLRALSRAQLPTFPTGSHVVVRALPQAARSDFGQLELDFAACLRRNQRLLHQ from the coding sequence GTGTTACCCGCGGCGCACCGTATGCGCCGTTCTGATCAATTTGGTCAGACGGTTCGCACTGGAGTGCGTACAGGAAAATCGACCATGGTCGTTCACATGACTTTGAATCCAGAGTCACATGACGTGCCACTGGTCGGTTTTGTTGTATCTAAAGCCGTTGGCAATGCGGTCACCAGGAACCTGGTGAAACGCAGGCTACGGGCTTTGAGCCGCGCACAATTACCTACATTTCCAACGGGCAGCCACGTAGTTGTCCGAGCTTTACCACAAGCGGCACGGTCGGATTTTGGCCAACTAGAACTCGACTTTGCCGCGTGCTTGCGCAGAAATCAGCGGTTGTTACACCAGTAG
- the yidD gene encoding membrane protein insertion efficiency factor YidD has translation MSGPRCRFYPSCSNYAVQAVRVHGAFKGTGLALWRILRCNPWNLGGIDDVPPKRSK, from the coding sequence ATGTCAGGTCCCCGCTGTAGGTTCTATCCCTCGTGCTCTAACTATGCGGTCCAGGCAGTGCGAGTACACGGCGCCTTCAAGGGCACCGGTTTAGCGCTCTGGCGGATACTGCGTTGCAATCCGTGGAACTTAGGAGGTATTGATGACGTTCCTCCTAAGAGAAGTAAATAG
- the gyrA gene encoding DNA gyrase subunit A: protein MAHGNIERVDLQLEMQRSYLDYAMSVIVGRALPDVRDGLKPVHRRVIYAMYDGGYRPDRAYSKCSRVVGDVMGKYHPHGDTAIYDALVRLVQDWSLRYPLAAGQGNFGSPGNDPAAAPRYTETRMAPISMEMVRDIDKNTVDFQDNYDGRTQEPAILPARFPNLLVNGSSGIAVGMATNIPPHNLREVADGVKWYLENPQASREELLEALILRIKGPDFPTGATILGRSGIEDAYRTGRGSITQRAVVNVEEIQNRICLVITELPYQVNPDNLALKIADLVKEGRIAGIADIRDETSGRTGQRLVIVLKRDAVAKVVLNNLYKHTQLQENFSANMLALVDGVPRTLSIDAFVHHWVVHQLEVISRRTAYLLKEAEDKIHILRGYLRALDNLDEVIALIRRSPSAEEAREGLMNLLQIDEVQAVAILNLQLRRLAALERQKIIDEHDELELMILDYTDILARPERQRTIVGEELEELVAKYGDDRRTTILPYGGEVSLEDLIAEEEVVITITRGGYVKRTRSDNYRAQRRGGKGVRGAQLREDDIVEHFFVTTTHHWLLFFTNLGRVYRAKAYELPEGGRDARGQHVANLLAFQPDEHIAQVMDISNYDDHDYLLLATRRGLVKKTRLADYDTNRSAGLIAINLREDEEGNSDHLVSALVVNQDDELILVSRKGQSIRFAADDESLRPLGRATSGVTGMKFREGDELLAADVVQEGADMFVVTEGGYAKRTAIEEYRVQGRNGYGIKVANLVEERGDLVGALITEPEDEVLVIMEKGKIVRSAVSEVNRTGRATQGVTFANPDKGDRIIAVARNVERNLDENEVDETAQDDSDAVAPEESDNTTEVDN from the coding sequence ATTGCCCACGGTAATATTGAACGGGTTGACCTGCAGCTAGAGATGCAGCGGTCCTACTTGGACTACGCCATGTCCGTTATTGTGGGCCGTGCATTGCCCGACGTACGTGACGGCCTCAAGCCCGTACACCGCCGCGTCATCTACGCCATGTATGACGGCGGGTACCGCCCCGACCGCGCGTACTCCAAGTGTTCGCGGGTTGTTGGTGACGTCATGGGTAAGTACCACCCGCACGGTGACACCGCTATTTACGATGCCTTAGTGCGGTTGGTCCAGGACTGGTCGCTGCGTTACCCGCTGGCTGCCGGCCAGGGTAACTTTGGCTCCCCCGGTAACGACCCGGCCGCTGCCCCTCGTTACACCGAGACTCGTATGGCCCCCATTTCCATGGAAATGGTCCGGGACATTGACAAGAACACGGTTGATTTTCAAGATAACTACGATGGGCGCACCCAGGAGCCGGCTATTCTGCCGGCTCGGTTCCCTAACCTGTTGGTCAACGGCTCAAGTGGTATTGCCGTGGGTATGGCCACCAATATTCCGCCCCACAACCTGCGTGAGGTTGCCGATGGCGTGAAGTGGTATCTGGAGAACCCACAGGCATCGAGAGAAGAACTGCTCGAAGCCTTGATCCTGCGGATCAAGGGCCCTGATTTCCCAACGGGCGCAACCATTCTTGGTCGCTCCGGCATTGAAGATGCCTACCGCACGGGACGCGGCTCGATCACCCAGCGCGCGGTTGTTAACGTAGAGGAAATCCAGAACCGGATCTGCTTGGTGATCACCGAGCTGCCGTACCAGGTCAACCCGGACAACTTGGCCTTGAAGATTGCCGATCTGGTCAAGGAAGGCAGGATTGCTGGGATCGCGGATATTCGCGATGAAACCTCCGGTCGTACCGGCCAGCGTCTGGTCATTGTGCTCAAACGCGATGCCGTTGCCAAGGTTGTTCTGAATAACCTGTACAAGCACACCCAGCTGCAGGAGAACTTTAGCGCGAACATGCTTGCGCTCGTTGACGGGGTACCGCGTACGCTGTCGATCGATGCGTTTGTGCACCACTGGGTGGTCCACCAACTCGAGGTAATCTCGCGGCGCACCGCTTACCTGCTCAAGGAAGCTGAAGACAAGATTCACATCCTGCGCGGATACTTGCGGGCGCTGGACAACCTCGATGAGGTCATCGCGCTGATTCGTCGCTCCCCTTCCGCTGAGGAAGCTCGCGAGGGTCTGATGAACCTCCTGCAAATTGATGAGGTCCAGGCCGTTGCGATTCTGAACCTGCAACTGCGTCGCCTGGCCGCACTTGAGCGTCAGAAAATCATTGATGAGCACGACGAGCTCGAACTGATGATCCTTGACTACACTGATATTTTGGCTAGGCCAGAACGTCAGCGCACGATCGTTGGTGAGGAACTCGAAGAGCTCGTTGCCAAGTACGGCGATGACCGTCGCACCACGATTCTTCCGTACGGCGGAGAGGTCTCCTTGGAGGACCTCATTGCTGAGGAAGAGGTGGTCATTACGATCACCCGCGGTGGTTATGTCAAACGCACCCGCTCCGACAACTACCGGGCTCAGCGCCGCGGTGGTAAGGGGGTACGCGGTGCCCAACTGCGTGAAGATGACATTGTCGAGCACTTCTTTGTGACGACCACGCACCACTGGCTGCTGTTCTTTACCAACCTTGGCCGGGTATACCGGGCCAAGGCGTATGAGCTTCCAGAGGGTGGCCGCGATGCTCGTGGTCAGCACGTGGCAAACCTGTTGGCATTCCAACCGGATGAGCACATTGCCCAGGTCATGGATATTTCCAACTACGACGACCACGACTACCTGCTTCTGGCAACCCGTCGTGGCCTGGTCAAAAAGACCCGCTTGGCTGACTATGACACCAACCGTAGTGCCGGTTTGATTGCAATCAACTTGCGTGAAGATGAAGAAGGTAACTCGGACCACCTGGTCTCGGCCCTCGTGGTCAACCAGGACGATGAACTCATCTTGGTATCACGCAAGGGGCAATCCATCCGGTTTGCTGCGGATGATGAGTCTCTGCGACCACTAGGCCGTGCAACCTCCGGTGTTACCGGCATGAAGTTCCGTGAGGGTGACGAGCTCCTGGCCGCTGACGTGGTCCAAGAAGGCGCCGACATGTTCGTGGTAACCGAGGGTGGCTACGCTAAGCGCACCGCGATTGAGGAATATCGCGTGCAGGGTCGTAATGGCTACGGCATCAAGGTAGCTAACCTTGTTGAAGAACGCGGCGACCTCGTTGGCGCGTTGATTACAGAACCAGAAGATGAAGTTCTTGTGATCATGGAGAAGGGAAAGATTGTACGTTCCGCTGTTTCGGAAGTTAACCGTACCGGTCGTGCAACCCAAGGTGTTACCTTTGCAAATCCAGACAAGGGCGATCGAATCATTGCAGTAGCTCGCAATGTTGAGCGTAACCTTGACGAAAACGAAGTTGATGAGACCGCCCAGGACGATTCCGATGCTGTGGCTCCGGAAGAATCCGATAACACGACCGAAGTAGATAACTGA
- the dnaN gene encoding DNA polymerase III subunit beta, which produces MKFRVERDVLAEAVTWTARTLPNRPPSPVLAGVRIEATSDGVLNLATFDYEVSARSEIPAEVSEVGSVLVSGRLLAEISRALPNKPVDFALDGNKVSVVCGASRFTLLTMPVEEYPSLPNMPELTGTVAGDELTSAVNQVTVAASRDDTLPLLTGVRVEIEGENITLLATDRYRLALRELTWKPASPDISTVALVRARTLNDVAKALGGSSDVNVALSTGPGVDLIGFEAGGRHTTSLLVEGDYPHVRRLFPDETPIHAVVAKSALIDAAKRVSLVAERNTPIRLSFTEGQVVLDAGQGDDAQASEALESVLNGEEISVAFNPQFLLDGLNSLTTDFVRLSFTHPSKPVEFTGQESLDAEDSKSYRYLLVPIRFAN; this is translated from the coding sequence ATGAAGTTCAGGGTTGAACGAGACGTCCTTGCTGAAGCCGTTACCTGGACTGCGCGTACCCTGCCAAACCGTCCACCCTCGCCTGTATTGGCTGGTGTACGGATTGAAGCTACCTCTGATGGGGTGCTCAACCTGGCCACATTCGACTATGAAGTTTCCGCACGTTCAGAGATTCCAGCTGAGGTTTCTGAGGTCGGTTCTGTCCTAGTTTCAGGGCGTCTTCTTGCTGAGATCTCCCGTGCTCTGCCAAATAAACCCGTGGATTTTGCACTCGATGGTAATAAAGTTTCGGTAGTGTGCGGTGCATCGAGATTTACCCTCTTGACCATGCCGGTTGAGGAATATCCTTCGCTGCCAAACATGCCGGAGCTGACAGGAACTGTTGCCGGAGATGAACTTACAAGCGCAGTCAACCAGGTAACAGTCGCAGCTAGCCGTGATGACACCTTGCCATTGCTCACTGGGGTTCGAGTAGAAATTGAGGGAGAGAACATCACTCTCCTAGCTACAGACCGCTACCGTTTGGCTCTGCGTGAGCTGACTTGGAAGCCAGCGAGCCCTGATATTTCTACGGTTGCATTGGTTCGAGCTCGCACGTTGAATGATGTGGCAAAGGCACTCGGTGGATCAAGCGATGTCAACGTCGCACTATCGACCGGTCCAGGCGTTGACCTGATTGGGTTTGAGGCCGGAGGACGCCACACCACTTCCCTCTTGGTTGAAGGCGATTACCCGCACGTACGCCGTCTCTTCCCTGACGAAACACCCATTCACGCGGTTGTTGCAAAGAGTGCTTTGATAGACGCAGCTAAGCGTGTGTCTCTCGTCGCAGAACGCAACACTCCAATTCGGTTGAGCTTCACCGAGGGACAAGTAGTTCTCGATGCTGGTCAGGGCGACGACGCACAGGCTTCTGAAGCCCTTGAATCCGTCTTGAATGGCGAGGAAATCTCGGTTGCTTTCAATCCTCAGTTCTTGCTCGATGGATTGAACTCCCTGACCACTGATTTCGTTCGGTTGAGCTTCACCCACCCGAGCAAACCGGTTGAGTTTACCGGCCAAGAATCACTGGATGCTGAGGATTCCAAATCCTACCGGTACCTTTTGGTGCCAATTAGGTTTGCCAACTAG
- the gyrB gene encoding DNA topoisomerase (ATP-hydrolyzing) subunit B: MPPPQSNQVQEAGYGASAITVLEGLEAVRKRPGMYIGSTGERGLHHLVYEVVDNSVDEALAGYCDHIEVVIQGDGSVKVSDNGRGIPVAMHPTEGRPTVEVVMTILHAGGKFGGSGYAVSGGLHGVGISVVNALSAKVVTEVRREGFTWTQKFKDGGNPDGALNQGEPTNETGTTQTFWPDGTIFETTDFDFETLRARFQQMAFLNKGLQITLTDERPDHLDISGDEVAGAATGEEAPQTDAKRVRKVVYKYDDGLIDYVKHLNSAKRIEVVHPEIIDIESEDTERKISLEIAMQWTNSYSESVHTYANTIATTEGGTHEEGFRAAMTSLINRYAKAKGIIKENQDNLTGDDIREGLTAVLSIKLGEPQFEGQTKTKLGNTEARTFVQSVVHEKMGDWLDSHPNEAREVIRKAIQASHARLAARKAREATRRKGLLESGGMPGKLRDCQSNKPEECEIYIVEGDSAGGSAVRGRNPHTQAILPLRGKILNVERARLDRALSNLEIQSLITAFGTGIGEDFDVTKLRYHKIVLMADADVDGQHIATLLLTVLFRYMRPLIENGFVYLAQPPLYRIKWTNADHQYVYSDKQRDDTVAKGIAAGKRIPKDNGIQRYKGLGEMDYSELWETTMDPANRTLLQVTLDDAAAADEIFSVLMGEDVESRRNFIQRNAKDVRFLDI; the protein is encoded by the coding sequence TTGCCGCCCCCGCAGAGCAATCAGGTCCAAGAAGCCGGCTATGGTGCCAGTGCAATTACAGTTCTTGAAGGTCTTGAAGCCGTTCGCAAGCGTCCCGGTATGTACATTGGTTCAACCGGTGAGCGCGGACTGCACCACTTGGTTTATGAAGTGGTTGACAACTCGGTTGATGAGGCCCTAGCTGGCTACTGTGACCACATCGAAGTTGTCATTCAGGGAGACGGCTCGGTCAAGGTTTCAGACAACGGCCGTGGTATCCCGGTCGCCATGCACCCAACTGAGGGACGCCCCACCGTCGAGGTAGTCATGACTATCTTGCACGCCGGTGGAAAGTTTGGTGGCTCCGGCTACGCAGTCTCCGGTGGTCTGCACGGCGTTGGCATTTCTGTGGTTAACGCGCTTTCAGCAAAAGTAGTAACCGAAGTCAGGCGTGAAGGCTTCACCTGGACCCAAAAGTTTAAAGATGGCGGAAATCCAGACGGTGCCCTGAATCAGGGAGAGCCAACCAATGAAACCGGAACCACCCAGACATTTTGGCCTGACGGCACCATTTTTGAGACCACTGACTTTGACTTCGAAACCCTGCGGGCTCGCTTCCAGCAGATGGCTTTCTTGAATAAGGGTCTGCAAATTACGTTGACGGACGAGCGCCCCGATCACCTTGATATTTCGGGTGACGAGGTTGCTGGCGCGGCCACGGGCGAAGAAGCGCCACAAACCGATGCCAAGCGGGTTCGTAAGGTCGTTTACAAGTATGACGACGGTCTGATCGACTACGTGAAGCACCTCAACTCTGCCAAACGCATTGAGGTTGTGCACCCGGAGATCATCGACATTGAGTCCGAGGACACCGAGCGTAAGATTTCACTCGAGATCGCAATGCAGTGGACTAACTCGTACTCCGAGTCTGTCCACACCTATGCCAATACCATCGCGACCACCGAGGGTGGAACGCACGAGGAAGGCTTCCGGGCGGCAATGACCTCGCTGATCAACCGGTATGCCAAGGCCAAGGGCATTATCAAGGAAAACCAGGACAACCTGACCGGTGATGACATCCGCGAAGGTTTGACCGCTGTGCTTTCCATCAAGCTGGGCGAACCACAGTTCGAAGGCCAGACTAAGACCAAACTCGGTAACACAGAGGCTCGCACCTTTGTACAGAGCGTTGTCCACGAGAAAATGGGTGACTGGCTCGACTCTCACCCGAATGAAGCCCGGGAAGTTATCCGTAAGGCCATCCAGGCCAGCCATGCTCGGCTAGCAGCCCGCAAGGCTCGTGAGGCCACCCGCCGTAAGGGACTCCTTGAGTCCGGTGGCATGCCAGGTAAGCTGCGCGACTGCCAGTCCAACAAGCCCGAAGAATGTGAAATCTACATTGTTGAGGGTGACTCGGCAGGTGGCTCGGCGGTCCGCGGACGTAACCCGCACACCCAAGCAATCCTGCCGTTGCGTGGAAAGATCCTTAACGTAGAACGTGCTCGCCTTGACCGCGCGCTGTCCAACCTTGAGATTCAATCGCTCATCACCGCGTTTGGCACCGGAATTGGTGAGGACTTTGACGTCACCAAACTGCGGTATCACAAGATCGTGTTGATGGCTGACGCTGATGTTGATGGTCAGCACATTGCCACACTCTTGTTGACGGTGCTGTTTAGGTACATGCGCCCGCTGATCGAAAATGGTTTTGTGTACCTGGCGCAGCCGCCGCTGTACCGGATCAAGTGGACCAATGCTGATCACCAGTACGTCTACTCGGACAAGCAGCGCGATGACACCGTTGCCAAGGGCATTGCCGCTGGAAAGCGGATCCCTAAGGACAACGGAATTCAGCGTTATAAGGGTCTGGGAGAGATGGACTACTCCGAGTTGTGGGAGACCACGATGGACCCGGCAAACCGTACGTTGCTGCAGGTCACGCTTGATGACGCAGCAGCCGCAGATGAGATCTTCTCGGTTTTGATGGGTGAGGATGTTGAATCTCGCCGTAACTTTATCCAACGCAACGCCAAGGACGTGAGGTTCTTGGATATTTAA
- the yidC gene encoding membrane protein insertase YidC, protein MSFPNLLAPIEWAVAWLMYLWHELFSFLGMSSGAGLAWVLSIVGLTVTIRIVIMPLFVKQIKSSRAMQIIQPELQAIQKKYKGKTDPASREAMGRETMALYKHHGTNPLASCMPILLQTPIFFALFRVLNALSAIAAGDKKPIGPIDQSVAESIATSKLFGANLSSTFLHQPTDMNTKIVAGVLIAAMCTTLFLTQRQLTMKNMPPSAMVGPMAQTQKIMLYMIPGMMLISGVNFPIGVLIYWVVTNLWSSGQQYYTISRMPAPGSEAERRFNEKKALKAAKKGIVIEETDAPTIIEAPRGQRNQPQRKNRRKKK, encoded by the coding sequence GTGAGTTTTCCAAATCTTTTGGCACCAATCGAGTGGGCAGTCGCCTGGCTCATGTACCTTTGGCACGAGCTATTCTCGTTCCTAGGTATGTCCTCGGGCGCGGGTCTTGCTTGGGTTTTGTCCATTGTGGGACTAACCGTCACAATCCGAATTGTGATCATGCCTCTGTTTGTGAAGCAGATTAAGTCTTCACGGGCCATGCAGATCATTCAGCCCGAGCTACAAGCCATTCAAAAGAAGTACAAGGGCAAGACGGACCCGGCTTCACGCGAGGCAATGGGCCGCGAGACCATGGCGCTGTACAAGCACCACGGTACTAATCCGCTGGCGTCTTGTATGCCGATTTTGCTGCAAACCCCAATCTTCTTTGCCCTCTTCCGGGTCCTGAACGCACTGTCCGCGATTGCTGCCGGGGACAAGAAACCGATTGGTCCAATCGACCAATCCGTTGCGGAGTCGATTGCTACATCGAAGTTGTTTGGCGCGAACCTGTCTTCAACGTTCTTGCACCAACCTACTGACATGAACACAAAAATTGTGGCAGGTGTATTGATTGCCGCAATGTGTACCACCTTGTTCCTGACCCAACGTCAGCTGACCATGAAGAACATGCCACCATCTGCGATGGTTGGCCCAATGGCACAGACCCAGAAGATCATGCTTTACATGATCCCGGGCATGATGCTTATCTCCGGTGTGAACTTCCCAATCGGTGTGCTCATCTACTGGGTAGTCACCAACCTCTGGTCATCCGGTCAGCAGTACTACACCATCTCCCGCATGCCAGCCCCTGGCTCCGAGGCAGAGCGCCGCTTCAACGAGAAGAAGGCGCTCAAGGCAGCTAAGAAGGGCATTGTCATCGAGGAAACGGACGCGCCAACCATTATCGAGGCGCCCCGCGGTCAGCGTAACCAGCCGCAACGTAAGAACCGGCGTAAGAAAAAATAG
- the rpmH gene encoding 50S ribosomal protein L34 has translation MSKRTFQPNNRRRVKTHGFRLRMRTRAGRAILATRRRKGRAELTV, from the coding sequence GTGAGCAAGCGGACTTTTCAGCCGAACAACCGGCGCCGTGTAAAGACCCACGGTTTCCGTCTGCGTATGCGTACTCGCGCCGGTCGCGCGATTCTCGCAACACGCCGTCGTAAGGGTCGCGCCGAGCTCACAGTCTGA
- the recF gene encoding DNA replication/repair protein RecF, protein MYISHLALLDFRSYAQADLEFTPGINVLVGKNGAGKTNLIEAVGYLATLSSHRVAADQALIRQGAERAMVRGKVNRGDRAQILEIEIINGKANRSRINRGAPGRAADILGILKTVVFAPEDLVLIKGDPGDRRRFLDGLTLLISPRMSGTFTDYDRIVRQRSALLKSAMTARRARKTPDLSTLDIWDAKMAQTGAQIIALRQRITNALQPLVAKEYAQVSSGPCAAKIAYRASLHSVLRPEEDTTGWCQEIPEIEQEFITALAQVRERELDRGVCLVGPHRDELHLELNGLPVKGYASHGESWSFALALRLASYRFMTQGPDHQDTSDSGLAAHWWTGSTEDTEPILILDDVFAELDGARRKALAQVAATAKQVIITAAVFADIPADLVGNTLYVGGGKISRHEQ, encoded by the coding sequence GTGTATATTTCTCACTTGGCGCTCTTAGACTTCCGTTCCTATGCGCAAGCTGATCTGGAATTCACGCCGGGCATCAATGTGTTGGTTGGCAAAAACGGTGCTGGGAAAACCAATCTTATTGAAGCAGTGGGTTACCTTGCCACGCTCAGCTCTCACCGTGTTGCAGCTGATCAAGCACTCATTCGCCAGGGTGCCGAGCGCGCAATGGTACGAGGCAAGGTCAATCGCGGAGACCGAGCACAAATCCTTGAAATTGAGATCATCAATGGCAAGGCAAATCGTTCTCGGATCAACCGTGGTGCCCCAGGTCGAGCAGCTGACATCTTAGGGATCCTAAAAACCGTAGTATTTGCCCCGGAGGATCTTGTCTTGATCAAGGGAGATCCGGGCGATCGCCGCAGGTTCCTCGATGGACTCACCTTGCTGATATCTCCTCGAATGTCCGGGACATTCACGGATTATGACCGTATTGTCAGGCAACGTTCCGCCCTGCTCAAGAGTGCGATGACCGCACGCAGGGCTCGTAAGACCCCTGATCTATCGACCTTGGATATTTGGGACGCCAAGATGGCCCAGACCGGGGCCCAAATTATTGCGCTGCGCCAGCGGATCACCAACGCCCTGCAACCACTCGTGGCTAAGGAATATGCGCAGGTGAGCTCCGGCCCGTGTGCTGCCAAGATAGCCTACCGGGCATCGCTGCATTCGGTTTTGCGCCCGGAGGAAGACACCACAGGCTGGTGCCAAGAGATCCCTGAGATTGAACAAGAATTCATTACTGCCCTAGCCCAAGTGCGGGAACGAGAATTGGACCGCGGTGTGTGCCTAGTGGGCCCGCACCGTGATGAACTGCACCTCGAACTCAACGGTCTGCCGGTCAAGGGATATGCGAGCCACGGTGAATCCTGGTCGTTTGCGTTGGCCCTACGCCTTGCCTCTTACCGGTTTATGACCCAGGGGCCGGATCATCAAGACACCTCGGACTCTGGGTTGGCAGCACACTGGTGGACCGGTTCAACCGAGGATACCGAGCCTATTTTGATCCTTGACGATGTGTTTGCGGAGCTAGATGGTGCGCGGCGAAAGGCACTAGCTCAGGTAGCCGCGACCGCAAAACAAGTCATCATAACGGCGGCGGTATTTGCAGATATTCCTGCAGACTTGGTGGGTAACACCTTGTATGTGGGCGGCGGCAAGATTAGTCGCCATGAGCAATAG
- a CDS encoding DciA family protein, translating to MSNSPGKRDPRVDQNQSPTEQLDPEEVAARVGAGEPVAVVLGLKPPSLVAKEALNRERAAARAKGLYPGKVQHRSYIEPQRSGSRKDARDPRLLGDALGKLLVQRGWNQDVAVGGVIGRWPEIAGPEISQHCTAESFENSVLTVRAATTAWATQLRFLSPELIAAVAKQVGPDVVKEIKILAPDAPKFSRGKYSVKGRGPRDTWG from the coding sequence ATGAGCAATAGTCCTGGTAAGCGGGACCCTCGTGTGGACCAGAACCAGAGCCCCACAGAGCAGCTGGATCCCGAGGAAGTTGCCGCCAGAGTAGGGGCCGGTGAACCCGTTGCCGTAGTTTTGGGTCTCAAACCACCGAGCCTCGTGGCAAAGGAAGCACTCAATAGGGAACGTGCTGCTGCTCGTGCCAAGGGGCTGTATCCGGGGAAGGTGCAGCACCGTTCCTATATAGAACCGCAACGATCGGGTTCACGCAAAGATGCGCGGGACCCTAGATTGCTCGGGGACGCGCTCGGTAAACTCCTAGTCCAGCGAGGCTGGAATCAGGACGTTGCGGTTGGTGGCGTGATCGGCAGGTGGCCGGAAATCGCTGGCCCCGAAATCTCGCAACACTGCACGGCAGAGTCGTTCGAGAACAGCGTACTTACCGTTCGTGCGGCCACGACCGCCTGGGCCACTCAACTGCGCTTCCTGAGCCCGGAACTCATTGCAGCTGTGGCCAAGCAAGTAGGCCCGGATGTGGTCAAAGAAATTAAGATCTTGGCTCCGGATGCACCGAAGTTCTCGCGTGGAAAGTACTCCGTCAAGGGCCGGGGCCCCAGGGATACTTGGGGATAG